A region of the Litchfieldia alkalitelluris genome:
AACTTCGCAAAAGGAAACGAACGATTCCAAGTTCTGATGTTGGTTCTGACTTATCGGTTACTCAAAATCAAGATCGATTTGAATTAGAGGAAGCAATTGAAGCTCTAGAATCTCCGACAAAAGAGGTGCTTAAGCTTAAATATTTTGAAGATCTAAAGATTAAAGAGATTGCTGAAGTCCTTGATTGTCCGGAGGGTACAGTGAAAACCTGGCTTAACAAAGGGCTTAGGAAATTACGCTATCAGCTTGAGGGAAGGTTGTGATGAGCTATGTTTGAAAAAGAAGAAAAACAATTACAAGAGCTAGGGGAGCATTATAATGAGATGAAGATTCCAGACGAAATTGATGAATATATATTAAAAGGGATGACACAAGCGAAGAAAAAGAAACAATCCAGGAAGCGATTCATGGTTGGTGCATTTGCTGCAACTCTGTTTATTGCCTTTTTCTTAACATCTATTCGAGTATCTCCTACATTTGCAAACTATGTAAGTCATATCCCTGGCTTAGAGAAAATTGTTGAACTAGTTAGATTTGATAAAGGTTTGCTTTCAGCGATTGACAATGATTTGATGCAAGAAATAAATGTTTCGGATAAACATGAGGGACTTGAAATAACTGTGGATGCGGTTATTGTTGATGAGCAAAAGATGGTCTTGTTTTATTCACTTGAAAGTGATCGGAATCGTGAACAAGAATATCTTAGTCTTGTAAATGTATCATTTGGTGAGAAGCTTCCATTGGCCGGGATAACATATGGTAGTATCCATGAAAATCTGAAAAAAGGGGTTCCTGTTTCTGGATCAATTGACTTTTACTTTGATGGTGATATTCCTGAACAGCTTACTCTTTCTCTCGGTATTGAAACGGGCGAATCGGAAAAACTAGCTTCCACTTGGACGTT
Encoded here:
- a CDS encoding sigma-70 family RNA polymerase sigma factor, with the protein product MNDIDLVKKARKGDEHALYSLILGSKEQLYRIAYSYLKSEQDALEAIQEVTYRAFKSIRKLKEDHYFSTWLIRIMINYCNDELRKRKRTIPSSDVGSDLSVTQNQDRFELEEAIEALESPTKEVLKLKYFEDLKIKEIAEVLDCPEGTVKTWLNKGLRKLRYQLEGRL